Proteins from a genomic interval of Shewanella seohaensis:
- a CDS encoding ribosome alternative rescue factor ArfA yields the protein MAKLKETSVLEHENGRGTITDNALKAVVTSSLFRMRTEKPKKGKGSYNRKAANRKGYQHRGDTPFDFMGVCLAGA from the coding sequence ATGGCAAAGCTTAAAGAGACTAGCGTGCTCGAACATGAAAATGGTCGCGGCACTATTACCGACAACGCACTCAAGGCAGTGGTGACTAGCTCACTGTTTAGAATGCGAACCGAAAAGCCGAAAAAGGGCAAAGGGTCTTACAACCGTAAAGCAGCAAACCGAAAGGGGTATCAGCACAGGGGCGATACCCCTTTCGACTTTATGGGAGTTTGCCTTGCTGGAGCCTAG
- the rimO gene encoding 30S ribosomal protein S12 methylthiotransferase RimO: MTVETFNPKQTTTLETPAKTLEAASADSTATGNRIGFVSLGCPKNLVDSERILTQLRIDGYEVTNSYDNADLVIVNTCGFIDAAVEESLDAVREALEENGKVIVTGCLGAKENQIREVHPDVLEITGPHSYEAVLKHVHKYVPKPEHNPFTSLIPQTGVKLTPKHYAYLKISEGCDNRCTFCIIPALRGDLDSRPAGSVLDEAKRLVESGVQEILVVSQDTSAYGKDKGGRTDFWNGMPVKQDITSLARQLGKMGAWVRLHYIYPYPWVDDLIPLMAEGLILPYLDIPMQHASPRILKMMKRPGRVDRQLEAIQRWREICPDLVIRSTFIVGFPGETEEDFEMLLDFLREARLDRVGCFKYSEVEGAVANTIAELISEDVKEDRYHRFMEVQAEISAERLARFVGRTMDILIDDVDEEGAIGRSFADAPEIDGMVFINGETELEPGMLVRAVITHSDEHDLWAELVDADAEDDIEA; the protein is encoded by the coding sequence ATGACAGTTGAAACTTTTAATCCTAAGCAAACAACCACGCTTGAGACCCCAGCCAAGACATTAGAAGCAGCGAGTGCTGATTCTACTGCTACCGGGAATCGCATCGGTTTCGTGTCTTTGGGTTGCCCAAAAAACCTAGTGGACTCAGAGCGCATTCTGACCCAATTACGCATCGACGGCTATGAAGTCACCAACAGCTACGACAATGCCGATCTGGTAATCGTCAACACCTGTGGTTTTATCGATGCGGCGGTTGAAGAATCCTTAGATGCGGTGCGCGAAGCCCTAGAAGAAAACGGCAAAGTGATCGTGACCGGCTGTTTAGGCGCCAAGGAAAACCAAATCCGTGAAGTGCACCCAGACGTGCTCGAAATCACGGGTCCACACAGCTACGAAGCCGTGTTAAAGCATGTACACAAGTACGTGCCAAAACCAGAGCACAACCCATTTACCTCATTAATCCCACAAACTGGGGTTAAGTTAACGCCTAAGCATTATGCTTATTTAAAGATTTCAGAAGGTTGTGATAACCGTTGTACTTTCTGCATCATCCCAGCACTGCGTGGCGATTTAGACAGCCGCCCAGCGGGTAGCGTATTAGATGAAGCCAAGCGCTTAGTTGAATCGGGCGTGCAAGAAATTTTAGTCGTAAGCCAAGACACCTCTGCCTACGGTAAAGACAAGGGCGGCCGCACCGATTTCTGGAACGGTATGCCAGTGAAGCAAGACATCACTAGCCTTGCTCGCCAACTGGGCAAGATGGGCGCTTGGGTACGTTTACACTACATCTACCCATACCCATGGGTAGACGATCTCATCCCCTTGATGGCCGAAGGTTTAATCCTGCCATACCTAGATATTCCAATGCAGCACGCCAGCCCACGCATCCTGAAGATGATGAAGCGTCCAGGCCGTGTTGACCGTCAGTTAGAAGCCATCCAACGCTGGCGCGAAATCTGCCCAGACTTGGTGATCCGCTCAACCTTCATCGTGGGCTTCCCTGGCGAAACCGAAGAAGATTTCGAAATGCTACTCGACTTCCTGCGTGAAGCGCGCCTCGACCGCGTTGGCTGCTTCAAGTACTCAGAAGTGGAAGGCGCTGTAGCCAACACCATCGCTGAACTTATCAGCGAAGACGTGAAAGAAGACAGATACCACAGATTTATGGAAGTCCAAGCCGAGATCAGCGCCGAGCGTTTAGCCCGTTTCGTTGGCCGCACTATGGATATTCTGATCGATGACGTTGACGAAGAAGGTGCGATTGGCCGCAGCTTCGCCGATGCTCCAGAAATCGACGGCATGGTCTTTATCAACGGTGAAACCGAACTCGAACCCGGCATGTTAGTTCGTGCTGTGATCACTCACTCGGACGAGCACGATCTGTGGGCCGAGTTAGTCGACGCAGACGCAGAAGATGATATCGAGGCTTAA
- a CDS encoding oxidative stress defense protein: MKHSLLAVLVAGGLFSGVFTAKAMAADVDFPHIETMGVSQIQVEPDMAELNVEVAVTEKEAKAAKDNSDAAVAKFIARLTAAGITKEQIQSANLNLQPQYVYAQDKAPELSGYTASRQITVTISDLARLNTILDSALEEGINRVNNIALKSSKEAEYVAKARQAAIVDAKQKAESLAKGFGENLGKVWQIRYYDQRPVQPVMLRMNAKADAMGAAESYQYGQVTIEDRVEVVYKLK; this comes from the coding sequence ATGAAGCATTCTCTTTTAGCTGTATTAGTGGCTGGTGGTCTTTTTTCAGGTGTATTTACCGCGAAGGCGATGGCCGCCGACGTAGATTTTCCCCATATCGAAACCATGGGCGTGAGCCAAATTCAGGTTGAGCCGGATATGGCCGAGCTTAATGTCGAAGTAGCCGTTACCGAGAAAGAGGCTAAGGCTGCCAAGGATAATTCGGATGCCGCAGTGGCGAAATTTATCGCCCGTTTAACCGCCGCGGGCATTACCAAGGAGCAAATCCAAAGCGCTAACTTAAATCTGCAACCGCAATATGTGTATGCCCAGGATAAGGCGCCAGAGCTGAGTGGTTATACCGCGAGTCGCCAAATCACAGTTACCATTAGTGATTTAGCCCGCTTAAATACTATTTTGGACTCCGCCTTAGAGGAGGGGATTAACAGGGTTAACAATATCGCCCTTAAGTCGAGCAAAGAGGCCGAGTATGTGGCCAAGGCGCGCCAAGCGGCGATTGTCGATGCCAAACAAAAAGCCGAAAGCTTAGCCAAGGGATTTGGGGAGAACTTAGGTAAGGTGTGGCAAATTCGTTATTACGATCAACGCCCTGTGCAGCCCGTAATGTTACGTATGAATGCTAAGGCCGATGCCATGGGCGCTGCTGAAAGCTATCAATATGGCCAAGTGACTATCGAAGATAGAGTCGAAGTGGTTTATAAACTCAAATAA
- a CDS encoding class I SAM-dependent DNA methyltransferase translates to MSSNALYTDLSGYYDLMCSDINYQQQSASIHRLHQFLGNNGKQHLDLACGTGPHVRHFIDLGYQCRGLDINQPMLDMAMRRCPEALFNLQDMTAFYLEQPVDLITCFLYSIHYSAGIERLKSCIASVHRALNDGGIFCFNSVDKHRIDNRLSIKHFAEFEGHHFAFESGWHYSGQGENQSLNLSIAKRHQPFTQLTDFEGDTDTSAHQTELWQDQHTMVATSFAELQALLAPYFEVHIFEHDYEKIVPWDLSSGNALFVCVKI, encoded by the coding sequence ATGTCTTCTAATGCGCTTTATACCGATCTCTCCGGTTATTACGATCTCATGTGCTCCGATATCAACTATCAACAACAGAGTGCGAGCATCCATCGATTGCATCAGTTCTTAGGCAATAATGGCAAGCAACACCTCGATTTAGCCTGTGGCACTGGCCCACATGTGCGGCATTTTATCGATCTAGGTTATCAGTGTCGTGGCCTAGATATTAATCAGCCGATGCTCGATATGGCCATGCGTCGCTGCCCTGAGGCCCTGTTTAATCTACAGGATATGACCGCCTTTTATCTTGAGCAGCCAGTTGATTTAATTACCTGTTTTTTATATTCCATTCATTACAGTGCGGGCATTGAGCGCCTTAAGAGTTGTATTGCCAGCGTGCACCGCGCCCTGAATGACGGCGGGATATTTTGTTTTAACTCGGTTGATAAGCACCGCATCGATAACCGCTTATCGATTAAGCATTTTGCCGAGTTTGAGGGGCACCATTTTGCCTTTGAATCTGGCTGGCATTACAGTGGTCAAGGCGAAAACCAGTCATTAAACCTGAGTATTGCAAAGCGTCACCAGCCTTTTACTCAACTCACTGATTTCGAAGGCGATACCGATACATCTGCGCATCAGACTGAATTATGGCAAGACCAACATACTATGGTCGCGACCAGTTTCGCGGAGCTGCAAGCCTTACTCGCGCCATATTTTGAAGTACATATCTTTGAACACGATTATGAAAAAATCGTCCCATGGGATTTAAGCTCAGGTAATGCGCTGTTTGTCTGTGTGAAGATTTAA